A region of the Campylobacter subantarcticus LMG 24377 genome:
TAGGAAGCTTTTATAAAAATAAAGCTTTAGGGACTTTTGGAGATTTTGGAGTATATTCATTTAATGGCAATAAAATCATCACAACAGGTGGCGGTGGTATGCTTGTAAGTGAAAATCATGCTAATCTTGAAAAAGCAAGATTTTACAGTACCCAAGCTAGAGAAAACTGTCTTCACTATGAACATAAAGAATACGGTTATAACTATAGAATGAGTAACATCCTAGGCGCAATCGGAACTGCTCAAATGGAGGTTTTAGAAGAAAGAGTAAGTAAAAAGCGTGAAATTTACAGCTGGTATAAAGAATTTTTAAATGGTACTTTTACTTTTTTAGATGAACTTGAAAACACCAAATCTAATCGTTGGTTAAGTACTGCTTTACTTAATTTTGATTCAAATAAATTAAATACTTATGAAAAACACTATATTTGCGATCATAAAGCAGTCAAAATTCAAGATAAAATTTTAAAAATCATACAAGTTCTAAAAGATAATCAAATCGAAAGTCGTCCACTTTGGAAGCCTATGCATTTGCAAGAACTCTATAAAGGTTGCAGCGCTTATTTAAATGGAAATAGTGAGTTTTTCTTTAGTAATGGAATTTGCCTTCCAAGTGCAACCACTATGAGTAAAGCTGATGTAGAAGAAGTTTCTATTTTAATCTTAAATACCCTAAAGGACTAAGATGGATTACAAAAGCAAACGCCTAGGTTTTTTTCTAGGTGCAGATATCTTACTTTTTGTTATAAGTATTTATTTATCTTTTTCTTTACGCTTTAGTGCAGATATCCCAAGTGAGTTTTACGAGGGAATGTTTAAAAGTGCTGTGATTTTAATTTTGCTTAAAATTCTTTTTCTAGCTTTTTTTAGAATTTATCAAGTTGCATGGAGATTTTTTTCTCTAAATGAAGCACGTAAGCTAGTTATCGCTTTGGCTTTAGCTGAACTTGTATTTTTAGCGATTTATTATTTTTATGATGATTTTTTTAATCCCTTCCCAAGAAGTGTTATAGGAATAGACTTTGTTTTATCATGTATGTTAATTGGAAGTTTACGCATTGGCAAAAGAATGATTGTAGATTTTAGAAAACCAAAATACAACGAAGAACACCCTTGTATTGTAGTAGGTGCTACCTCAAAAGCTTTGCATTTGCTAAAAGGTGCTAAAGAAGGAAGCTTGGGACTTTTTCCTGTAGCTGTGGTAGATGAACGCACTAATTTAATAGGTACTTATTGTGATAAATTTATAGTTGAAGAAAAAGAAACGATTAGAAAATATACCGCCAAAGGCATTCATACTGCCATTATTGCTTTAAAACTCGAACAAGAAGAATTAAAAAAGCTTTTTGATGAGCTTATCGCTTATGGGATTAACGATATAAAGCTTTTTTCTTTTACGCAAAATGAAGCAAGAGACATAAGCATCGAAGATTTACTGGCACGTAAACCAAAAGACTTAGACAATGCTTGCGTGATTGATTTTATTAAAGATAAAGTGGTTTTAGTTAGTGGCGCTGGTGGAACTATAGGAAGTGAGCTTTGCAAACAATGTATTAAATTTGGTGCAAAACACTTAATTATGTTAGATCATAGCGAATATAATTTATATAAAATCAATGAAGAATTAAGCTTGTATAAAGAAAAAATCGAACCTATTATGATGAGCATATTAGACAAAGAAGCTTTAGAAAAACTTTTACAAGAAAAAAACATAGACTTGATTTTACATGCAGCAGCTTATAAACATGTACCTTTGTGTGAGCAAAATCCACATTCAGCTATTTTAAATAACATCATAGGTACTAAAAATTTAATCGAACTTGCAAAAACTTATAAGGTTGCTAAATTTGTTATGATAAGTACAGACAAAGCCGTAAGACCAACTAATATCATGGGTTGTACGAAAAGAATTTGCGAATTATACGCATTAAGCTCAAGTTGTGAAAATTTTGAAGTAGCATGTGTGCGTTTTGGTAACGTTTTGGGTTCAAGTGGAAGCGTAATACCTAAATTTAAAGCTCAAATTGCAGCTAATGAGCCACTTACACTTACCCATCCTGATATAGTACGTTATTTTATGTTAGTGGATGAAGCTGTACAACTTGTTTTGCAAGCTGCAGCTATTGCAAAAGGTGGAGAGTTGTTTGTACTTGATATGGGTGAACCTGTAAAAATTATGGATTTAGCTAAAAAAATGCTTTTGCTTTCTAACAAAAAACTAGAAATCAAAATCACAGGACTTAGAAAAGGTGAGAAGCTTTATGAAGAACTTCTAATTCATGAAAATGATTTAAAAACCCAATATGAAAGTATTTTTGTAACAACAAGTGAGATAAAAGATTTAAATATTTTAAATCAAGAAATAGAAAAATTACTCCAAAGTACAGATCCTGCTAAAGTTTTAAAAGAGATCGTGCCTGAATTTAATCATAATAAAAATGGAGAGTGATTAAATTCTAATTTTATTTTTAAATGGTATAATATAATCTTTAATTGATTAATAAAAATAAAAACGATACAATTACATCTTATGTAATTAGATCGAAATAAAGGAAAAAAAGTGAAATTATTAGTAGTTGATGATAGTTCTACCATGAGAAGAATAATCAAAAACACTCTTGTAAGATTAGGTCATAAAGATGTTTTAGAAGCTGAGCATGGTGTAGAAGCTTGGGATTTACTTTCACAAAATGATGATATTAAAGTTTTAATTACTGATTGGAATATGCCTGAAATGAATGGACTAGAACTAGTTAAAAAAGTAAGAGCGGAAGAAAAATATGCTGATATGCCTATTATCATGGTAACAACAGAAGGTGGTAAGGCAGAGGTTATCACAGCCTTAAAAGCAGGTGTAAATAACTATATTGTAAAACCTTTTACACCTCAAGTATTAAAAGAAAAACTTGAAGATGTTTTAGGAACAAACGAAGGCTAATTATAAGTTTTTATGCAAACACATTATTACGAACTTTTTTTTCAAACAGATAAGGAATACTTAAATTTATTCCTTGATCTTGTTTTTTCTCTAGATATAGATGCCATAGAAGAAAAAAATAATGGTGTTTATATACGCTCAGAAGAAGATATAGAACTCATTCAAATAGCCCTGCAAAGCTTTCATCAAAAATTATGTGAAAAATTTAATACTCAGATTTATTTTTATTCTACTTTAGAAAAAAAAGAAAATAAAAACTGGATAGAAGAGTATAAAAAAGGCATACAAGCTTTAACTATTGACAATATTCACATTCACACCACTTGGCAAAAATCAAAACAAGATAAAATCAACATTATTATAGATCCTGCTTTAGCTTTTGGTTCAGGACATCATGAAAGTACTTACACTTGTATAGAATTTTTACAAAAATACACAGATAATTCTAAATTTTGTTTAGATGTGGGTTGTGGAAGTGGGATTTTAAGCATCATCATGGCAAAACTTGGTGCAAAAGTACAAGCATGCGATACAGATGAACTAGCTATAGTTGCTAGCAAAGAAAACGCACAATTAAACCACGTAAACTTTAATGATATTTGGGTAGGCTCCGTTAATAAAAGCTTACATAAATATGATATAGTAGTAGCAAATATCATCGCTGATATTTTAATCATACTAGAAAAAGATTTAAAAGAAAAAACCAAAGAAGGCGGAATTTTAATCTTATCTGGTATTTTAAACAAATATGAAGAAAGAATTAAAGATAAATTCAAAGATTTAACTTTGTTGGAATGCAAACACAAAGGAGAATGGTTGAGTTTAGCTTACAAAAAGGAAATAAAATAATGAATAAAAAGTCAAACGATCCAAAAGATAATCCAAACAATAATAGCTTTTTCAATAGAAATCCTATTTTTATTTTTGCTCTTTTTGCTATTGTGATGATTCTTTTATTTAAAGGATTTTCAGATGATGGTAACATGGGCATTATGGGCGGAGAAAATACCAAAAAGGTTACTTATTCTGAATTAAAAACCTTAATCGAAAACAATCAAATCGCCCAAGTTAACATAGGTCAAACCACCATCAAAGCGGTTTCTAAAGCAGGAAATATGGTATATATCACTAAAAAAGTTGCAAATGATGCCACTTTTGTACCTTTGCTTGATTCAAAAGGTGTTTCATATGGAGCTTTTAACGAGAGTAATTGGTTTATAGATATCTTGCTTTCTTGGGTTTTACCAGTGTTTATTTTCTTTGGTATATGGATGTTTTTAGCTTCTCGTATGCAAAAAAATATGGGCGGATCTATACTTGGCATAGGAAGTTCTAAAAAACTTGTAAATTCAGAAAAGCCAAAAGTTAAATTTAATGATGTAGCTGGCGTAGAAGAAGCAAAAGAAGAAGTTAAAGAAATAGTTGATTTTCTAAAATACCCTGAAAGATACATCAATCTTGGTGCAAAAATTCCAAAAGGTCTTTTACTTGTGGGTCCTCCAGGTACAGGTAAAACTCTACTTGCAAAAGCTGTTGCAGGTGAAGCTGATGTGCCATTTTTTAGTGTATCAGGCTCATCTTTTATAGAAATGTTTGTAGGGGTTGGTGCTTCAAGAGTAAGGGACTTATTTGAAAATGCAAAAAAAGAAGCTCCTGCTATTGTTTTTATAGATGAAATTGATGCTATAGGTAAATCGCGTGCGGCAAGCGGCATGATGGGTGGAAATGATGAGAGGGAACAAACTTTAAATCAACTTCTAGCAGAAATGGATGGCTTTGGAACCGAAAGTTCTCCGGTAATTGTATTAGCCGCTACTAATCGTCCTGAAGTACTTGATGCGGCTTTACTTAGACCTGGACGTTTTGATAGACAAGTTTTAGTAGATAAGCCTGATTTTAAAGGCAGATGTGATATTTTAAAAGTTCATATGAAAGATGTTAAAATTTCACCTGAAGTAAAAGTAGAAGATATCGCAAGATTAACAGCAGGTCTTGCAGGTGCTGATTTAGCAAATATCATCAATGAAGCAGCTTTACTTGCGGGTAGAGATTCTAAAAAACATGTAGAACAAAAAGACTTAGTTGAAGCAGTAGAAAGAGCTATAGCAGGACTTGAGAAAAAATCACGTAGAATTAATGATAAAGAGAAAAAAATCGTAACTTATCATGAATGCGGCCATGCTTTAATCGCTGAAACCACAAAAGGTGCTAAAAAAGTAAGTAAAGTTTCTGTTATACCGCGTGGTTTAGCAGCCTTAGGATATACGCTCAATACACCTGAAGAAAATAAATTTTTAATGCAAAAACACGAGCTTTTGGCTGAAGTTGATGTACTTTTAGGAGGACGTGCAGCTGAAGAAATTTTCATTAAAGAAATTTCAACTGGTGCAAGCAATGACCTTGAACGTGCAACTGATATCATAAAAGCTATGATTTCTATGTACGGTATGAGTGAAATCGCAGGTTTAATGGTGCTTGAAAAACAAAGAAATACTTTCTTAAGTGGTGGACAAACCATCAAAGATTATTCTGATAAAATGGCTCAAGATTTAGATGAGTATGTGAAGAAAACCTTAGATGAACGCTATGCGGGTGTAAAAGAAATTTTAAAAACTTATAGCGGTGCTATAGAAGTAATGGTACAAGCACTCTATGAAGAAGAAACTATTGATGGTGCTAAAGTAAGAGAGATTATTAAAAATTATGAGGAAGAAAACAATCTTCCAACACACTTAGAAGAAAAAGAGCAAGAAGTTACCAAGGATAACTAATGAAAACAAATTTTATTGCAAAGGCTGGTTGGAATTTACTTATAGTTCTAGCTATAGTTTTTGCAATAGCTCAATTTATATGGGGATTTTCTTGGCTTTTATGGTGTATTTTTATACTTTTTGCTTGTCTTTTTAGAACTAGTAAAATCGATTATATAGCAGATCCAAATACCATCATAGCTCCTATAGAAGGAAAAATAAAATGCATTAAAGCAAGCTCATATAAAGAGCTTGGTGAATGCATAGAAGTACAAATTATAAATAATATCATCCACCAAGGCAATATCATAACTCCACTTGATATGGATATAGAAGAAACTAGGATAAGACATGGACTTTTTTTATGTCCATTTATGAAAAATACAAATTTAATGGGTGAAAGAATGTTATTTTTAGCACGCTCTAAAAGTAAACAATGGGCCTTGCGTATCATTTTTGGCACCTTAAATAAAAAAGTTCATATTGATGATTTTGGTCATCATTTAAACCATGGTCAAAACATCGGCTTTATGTTTGATGGTAGTGTAAGTTTACTACTTCCAAAAGATACTAGAATTTGCGTAAATGAAAATGATAAAGTACGCATTGGTGCATTGATAGGGTATTTAAATCCATGAATTTTAAACTAATTTATATTTTACCTAATCTTTTTACAGCTGCTTCCATATTTTTAGGCATTATTTCGGTGATTGCTTCTATTAATCAAAATTTTGATAAAGCATTAATTTATATCATTTTATCATTAATTTGCGATGGTTTAGATGGGCGTGTGGCAAGAGCTACAAATTCAACTTCTAAATTTGGAGTTGAATTTGATTCATTGGCAGATTTGATCGCTTTTGGTGTTGCGCCTGCTATACTTTTTTATATGAGTATAGGTTATGAGTATGGTCGTTTTGGCTCTTTGATAGCGGGTTTATTTGTGGTATTTGGTGCTATACGTTTAGCAAGATTTAATGTAACCACAGGTACTTATGAACCTTCAGTTTTTATAGGACTTCCTATACCAACGGCTGCAGTTGTAAGTGCATTATGGGTTGGTGCTTATTTGTATTATGATTTTTTACATAACTTTTCTTTGATGATAGTATGTATTCAAATCCTTTTAGCTTTTTTAATGGTCAGTAACATAAGATACCCAAGTTTCAAAAAGATTGATCTAAAAAGAGCAAATGTATTAAAAGTGTTAATTCTTCTAGTAATCTTATTTTCTATGCTTTATTTGTACTTTTTAGAAAGTGCTTTAATTGTAGCAAGTTTATACGTATGCTATGGACTTGTGCGTAGTTTTTTTACTTTAATGCGTAAATTTAAAAAAGATTAGATTTTATTTTCACTTCATTTTTTAATAAATATTTTTTATTTTAAAAAAGGAGTTAAAAAATGAATAAGAACAAATTATTCAGACAAATTCACATTTATATTAGTTTATTTTTCCTACCTTTGGCTTTTTTATATGCGCTTACAGGTTTTGCATATTTAGCAGGTTTTAACGGAGAAAGTGGTGCTAAAGTTCAAAATTACAAAGTTCAAGCTATTATCCAAGAAGGTGCTGAAGCTGAATTTTTAATTGATTTTTTACAGAAAAATAACTTAAAACTTCCATTATCTCTAGAGCCTAAACTCAATAAAAAAAATGGAGCCATAGAGCTTGGTATCATCAACTATACTGCTAGTATTCTTAAAATTTCAGAAAATAATTATAAGATTACTACCAAAACAAGAAGCTTACTTGGTAACATGGTTTTGCTACATAAAGACAAAGGTATGTGGTATTTTTCTGTGCTTGGATTGGCTTTTGCACTTGCTATGATAATCCTTTATATTTCAGGGCTTTTAATCACTATCATAACTATACACAAAGATAGAAGCAAGCAAATAGCGGTTTTGAGTGCTGGTTTTATTATAACTTTAATCATAGCTTATCTTAGTGTATAAATTTAAGGTATATCTTATAATCAATAAGATATACTTTCTATTTTAACATGGACAGATGGGTGAGTGGCTGAAACCACACCCCTGCTAAGGGTGCAGATCTTAACGGGTCTCGAGGGTTCAAATCCCTCTCTGTCCGCCACTTATAAAATCCATTTCTTTCATCTATTATAATAGTTTTTATTGTTATAATTAACACTATTAAACTTAATAAATCTAAAGGCAAGCTTCACATACTATGCAATTTTACGCTTCTATTGATTTAAAATCTTTTTATGCTTCAGCTGAATGCGTTTTAAGAAATTTAGATCCTTTAACAACTAATCTTATTGTAGCAGATGAATCAAGAACGGATAAAACTATCATACTAGCTGTTTCACCTGCACTAAAAACTTATAATATACCTGGTAGATTAAGACTTTTTGAGTTTAAACAAAAAATCCATTCAATTAATAAAGAAAGATTAAAACAAGCTCAAAGACATCACTTCAAAGCTAAAAGTTTTAATACATTAGAACTAAAAAATGATTTAAATTTAGAATTAGATTACATCATAGCTAAACCTAGAATGGCTACTTATATAGAATTTAGCACAAAAATATATAATATTTATTTGAAGTATTTTGATGCTAAAGATATCCATATATACTCTATTGATGAA
Encoded here:
- the pglF gene encoding UDP-N-acetylglucosamine 4,6-dehydratase (configuration-retaining), whose product is MDYKSKRLGFFLGADILLFVISIYLSFSLRFSADIPSEFYEGMFKSAVILILLKILFLAFFRIYQVAWRFFSLNEARKLVIALALAELVFLAIYYFYDDFFNPFPRSVIGIDFVLSCMLIGSLRIGKRMIVDFRKPKYNEEHPCIVVGATSKALHLLKGAKEGSLGLFPVAVVDERTNLIGTYCDKFIVEEKETIRKYTAKGIHTAIIALKLEQEELKKLFDELIAYGINDIKLFSFTQNEARDISIEDLLARKPKDLDNACVIDFIKDKVVLVSGAGGTIGSELCKQCIKFGAKHLIMLDHSEYNLYKINEELSLYKEKIEPIMMSILDKEALEKLLQEKNIDLILHAAAYKHVPLCEQNPHSAILNNIIGTKNLIELAKTYKVAKFVMISTDKAVRPTNIMGCTKRICELYALSSSCENFEVACVRFGNVLGSSGSVIPKFKAQIAANEPLTLTHPDIVRYFMLVDEAVQLVLQAAAIAKGGELFVLDMGEPVKIMDLAKKMLLLSNKKLEIKITGLRKGEKLYEELLIHENDLKTQYESIFVTTSEIKDLNILNQEIEKLLQSTDPAKVLKEIVPEFNHNKNGE
- the pglE gene encoding UDP-N-acetylbacillosamine transaminase, with product MRFFLSAPHMSGKELEYIHKAFESNYIAPLGEFVNALEQSIKDYTKSSNALALNAATAAIHLALRVLGIKEGDVVLASSFTFIASVAPISYMNATPVFIDCDETYNLDVNLLKKAIKESPKKPKALILTHLYGNASKMDEIVQICKENEIFLIEDAAEALGSFYKNKALGTFGDFGVYSFNGNKIITTGGGGMLVSENHANLEKARFYSTQARENCLHYEHKEYGYNYRMSNILGAIGTAQMEVLEERVSKKREIYSWYKEFLNGTFTFLDELENTKSNRWLSTALLNFDSNKLNTYEKHYICDHKAVKIQDKILKIIQVLKDNQIESRPLWKPMHLQELYKGCSAYLNGNSEFFFSNGICLPSATTMSKADVEEVSILILNTLKD
- a CDS encoding 50S ribosomal protein L11 methyltransferase produces the protein MQTHYYELFFQTDKEYLNLFLDLVFSLDIDAIEEKNNGVYIRSEEDIELIQIALQSFHQKLCEKFNTQIYFYSTLEKKENKNWIEEYKKGIQALTIDNIHIHTTWQKSKQDKINIIIDPALAFGSGHHESTYTCIEFLQKYTDNSKFCLDVGCGSGILSIIMAKLGAKVQACDTDELAIVASKENAQLNHVNFNDIWVGSVNKSLHKYDIVVANIIADILIILEKDLKEKTKEGGILILSGILNKYEERIKDKFKDLTLLECKHKGEWLSLAYKKEIK
- a CDS encoding chemotaxis response regulator CheY: MKLLVVDDSSTMRRIIKNTLVRLGHKDVLEAEHGVEAWDLLSQNDDIKVLITDWNMPEMNGLELVKKVRAEEKYADMPIIMVTTEGGKAEVITALKAGVNNYIVKPFTPQVLKEKLEDVLGTNEG
- a CDS encoding membrane protein; this translates as MNKNKLFRQIHIYISLFFLPLAFLYALTGFAYLAGFNGESGAKVQNYKVQAIIQEGAEAEFLIDFLQKNNLKLPLSLEPKLNKKNGAIELGIINYTASILKISENNYKITTKTRSLLGNMVLLHKDKGMWYFSVLGLAFALAMIILYISGLLITIITIHKDRSKQIAVLSAGFIITLIIAYLSV
- the ftsH gene encoding ATP-dependent zinc metalloprotease FtsH, giving the protein MNKKSNDPKDNPNNNSFFNRNPIFIFALFAIVMILLFKGFSDDGNMGIMGGENTKKVTYSELKTLIENNQIAQVNIGQTTIKAVSKAGNMVYITKKVANDATFVPLLDSKGVSYGAFNESNWFIDILLSWVLPVFIFFGIWMFLASRMQKNMGGSILGIGSSKKLVNSEKPKVKFNDVAGVEEAKEEVKEIVDFLKYPERYINLGAKIPKGLLLVGPPGTGKTLLAKAVAGEADVPFFSVSGSSFIEMFVGVGASRVRDLFENAKKEAPAIVFIDEIDAIGKSRAASGMMGGNDEREQTLNQLLAEMDGFGTESSPVIVLAATNRPEVLDAALLRPGRFDRQVLVDKPDFKGRCDILKVHMKDVKISPEVKVEDIARLTAGLAGADLANIINEAALLAGRDSKKHVEQKDLVEAVERAIAGLEKKSRRINDKEKKIVTYHECGHALIAETTKGAKKVSKVSVIPRGLAALGYTLNTPEENKFLMQKHELLAEVDVLLGGRAAEEIFIKEISTGASNDLERATDIIKAMISMYGMSEIAGLMVLEKQRNTFLSGGQTIKDYSDKMAQDLDEYVKKTLDERYAGVKEILKTYSGAIEVMVQALYEEETIDGAKVREIIKNYEEENNLPTHLEEKEQEVTKDN
- the pssA gene encoding CDP-diacylglycerol--serine O-phosphatidyltransferase, encoding MNFKLIYILPNLFTAASIFLGIISVIASINQNFDKALIYIILSLICDGLDGRVARATNSTSKFGVEFDSLADLIAFGVAPAILFYMSIGYEYGRFGSLIAGLFVVFGAIRLARFNVTTGTYEPSVFIGLPIPTAAVVSALWVGAYLYYDFLHNFSLMIVCIQILLAFLMVSNIRYPSFKKIDLKRANVLKVLILLVILFSMLYLYFLESALIVASLYVCYGLVRSFFTLMRKFKKD
- a CDS encoding phosphatidylserine decarboxylase-related protein, with protein sequence MKTNFIAKAGWNLLIVLAIVFAIAQFIWGFSWLLWCIFILFACLFRTSKIDYIADPNTIIAPIEGKIKCIKASSYKELGECIEVQIINNIIHQGNIITPLDMDIEETRIRHGLFLCPFMKNTNLMGERMLFLARSKSKQWALRIIFGTLNKKVHIDDFGHHLNHGQNIGFMFDGSVSLLLPKDTRICVNENDKVRIGALIGYLNP